A portion of the Leptospira noumeaensis genome contains these proteins:
- the cobT gene encoding nicotinate-nucleotide--dimethylbenzimidazole phosphoribosyltransferase, whose protein sequence is MSPFSLPSISPVTDVLRKSIRNKIDNKTKPLGSLGDLETLALQLAEIQNTISPELKNPKLILFAGDHGITEEPVSLYPKDVTWQMVLNFLSGGACANVFAKHSHIGVEVVDAGVDHDWEGSVTKPIERKIRKGTSNFLKSKAMSLDEAKETILSGIELLNETKYESSNIFLFGEMGIGNTSSASLILSHLTDIPLRKLVGKGTGLNNSGKENKFKILSEAFDRTGKLKDPLEILSEFGGFEIGMMSGAMLGAAAQRKTFVVDGFISTAAFAIAFALNPTVKDYSIFSHLSEEEGHTVVLDHWKVRPLLRLNLRLGEGSGALAAYPLIELSVKFLNEMASFADAGVSNTDSKYIT, encoded by the coding sequence ATGTCACCATTTTCCCTACCCTCCATTTCTCCAGTAACTGATGTTTTGCGAAAGTCCATCCGCAATAAAATAGACAATAAAACCAAACCATTGGGTTCCTTAGGTGATTTGGAAACCCTTGCCTTACAACTGGCAGAAATCCAAAATACCATTTCCCCGGAGTTAAAGAATCCCAAATTGATTCTATTTGCAGGAGATCATGGGATTACGGAAGAACCAGTTTCTTTATATCCGAAAGATGTTACCTGGCAGATGGTTTTGAATTTTTTATCAGGTGGAGCCTGTGCCAATGTCTTCGCCAAACATAGTCATATCGGTGTGGAAGTGGTAGATGCGGGGGTGGATCATGATTGGGAAGGGAGTGTCACAAAACCGATTGAAAGAAAAATTCGAAAAGGAACTTCTAACTTTTTAAAATCAAAAGCTATGTCATTGGATGAGGCAAAAGAAACAATCCTTAGTGGCATAGAACTTCTAAACGAAACAAAATATGAATCATCAAATATATTTTTATTCGGTGAAATGGGCATTGGCAACACTTCTTCTGCTTCTCTTATCCTATCACATTTGACAGACATTCCACTTAGAAAACTTGTTGGAAAAGGAACTGGACTCAATAACAGCGGGAAGGAAAACAAATTTAAAATCCTTTCAGAAGCCTTCGATAGAACGGGAAAACTAAAAGATCCGTTAGAAATACTTTCTGAATTTGGTGGTTTTGAAATTGGTATGATGTCCGGAGCTATGTTGGGGGCAGCGGCACAGAGAAAAACATTTGTAGTGGATGGTTTTATTTCCACTGCCGCCTTTGCAATTGCTTTTGCATTGAACCCAACGGTAAAAGACTATTCCATTTTTTCACATCTATCAGAAGAAGAAGGACATACTGTAGTATTAGACCATTGGAAAGTAAGACCACTCCTTCGACTCAACCTTCGTTTAGGAGAAGGAAGTGGTGCCCTCGCAGCATACCCACTCATTGAATTAAGTGTAAAATTTTTAAACGAAATGGCTTCCTTTGCTGACGCTGGCGTGAGCAATACGGATTCAAAATATATAACATGA
- a CDS encoding adenosylcobinamide-GDP ribazoletransferase translates to MNLIVTEIRLFFVCLSFLSRIPSPHWIGFKEEWLHKSIKYSPFVGILLGSLQWIVFTFFQTFFGPGIAFAISLGFLLIITGAFHEDGFSDFCDGIGGGWKREDILRIMKDSRVGSFGAAGISLLLVLKILGATESLLDTKIKWDQFSFDQINQLTIIWLYFISAHSLSRFFSVLMMKLLPYAKEEGYAKPMAKEITWPQTFFASLAGLVPFICLSYFYPKYLLSLVFIFPSLIYMYSLMKRWIGGFTGDCLGAVQQVVETCLWISGVFLWTSI, encoded by the coding sequence ATGAATTTAATTGTAACAGAAATTCGCCTATTCTTTGTTTGTTTATCTTTTCTTTCGAGAATTCCCTCGCCCCATTGGATCGGGTTCAAAGAAGAATGGTTACATAAATCAATTAAATACTCTCCTTTTGTAGGAATTCTACTTGGTTCTTTGCAGTGGATAGTTTTTACTTTTTTTCAAACCTTCTTTGGCCCAGGAATCGCATTTGCCATTTCACTGGGGTTTTTGTTAATCATAACAGGTGCCTTTCACGAAGATGGGTTTTCTGATTTTTGTGACGGGATTGGCGGCGGTTGGAAACGAGAAGACATCCTTCGGATCATGAAGGATAGCCGGGTCGGGAGTTTTGGCGCGGCAGGAATTTCACTTCTACTTGTATTAAAAATTTTAGGCGCTACGGAATCCTTGTTAGACACAAAAATCAAATGGGATCAATTTTCATTTGATCAAATAAACCAATTAACAATAATTTGGTTGTATTTTATTTCTGCTCATAGCCTCAGTCGATTTTTTTCTGTTCTGATGATGAAACTCCTCCCTTATGCAAAAGAAGAAGGATATGCAAAACCAATGGCCAAAGAAATTACTTGGCCTCAAACATTTTTTGCAAGCCTTGCGGGTTTGGTTCCATTTATTTGTCTCTCCTACTTTTATCCAAAATATTTATTAAGTCTGGTTTTTATTTTTCCCAGTTTAATTTATATGTATTCTTTAATGAAACGTTGGATTGGTGGATTTACCGGAGATTGTTTGGGAGCCGTGCAACAAGTGGTAGAAACTTGTCTTTGGATTTCAGGAGTATTTTTGTGGACCTCTATTTAA
- a CDS encoding histidine phosphatase family protein: MDLYLIRHPETIAPKGTCYGRTDFPLKFPVEDTADSTFSYLPSTFDFFLSSPAPRALKLSAALLSKYNFSQADHSRIPTDERLWEMNFGDWDGKLWEEIPRKETIPWMKDFVNARTPGGEAFTDLIFRMDSFINDWKSNGSLRMDWEKTNNKSLNSLIVVCHSGPIRAVLCKQNGIPYAEAFKSPVDFGSVHKLEID; encoded by the coding sequence GTGGACCTCTATTTAATCCGCCATCCAGAAACCATCGCACCGAAAGGAACTTGTTATGGACGCACCGACTTTCCTCTCAAATTTCCAGTAGAAGATACGGCAGACTCTACATTTTCTTATTTACCATCTACCTTTGATTTTTTTCTGTCGAGTCCAGCACCGAGAGCTCTCAAACTTTCTGCTGCATTATTATCCAAATACAATTTTTCACAAGCGGATCATTCGCGAATACCAACTGACGAACGTTTGTGGGAAATGAATTTTGGAGATTGGGATGGAAAACTTTGGGAAGAAATTCCAAGAAAAGAAACCATTCCTTGGATGAAAGATTTCGTCAATGCCAGAACTCCCGGTGGAGAAGCATTTACTGATCTCATCTTTCGAATGGATTCTTTTATCAATGACTGGAAATCTAATGGGTCTTTAAGAATGGACTGGGAAAAAACAAACAACAAATCCTTAAACTCACTGATTGTTGTTTGTCACTCAGGTCCCATCCGAGCGGTTCTTTGCAAACAGAACGGAATCCCTTACGCAGAAGCCTTCAAATCACCTGTGGACTTTGGTTCCGTCCACAAATTAGAGATAGATTAA